From a single Nitrospirota bacterium genomic region:
- a CDS encoding SprT family zinc-dependent metalloprotease encodes MNKVIFGRKTIRFSVIRSARRKKTIALSIEPDGKVFVRAPVNTSCSRLTHVVKSKAEWIITKLGSLNDVSQQLKKEFVSGESFYYLGCHMRLKILKDRDVKKTVVRMYRGRLEVIMNPVGKNGKVPEEIRDAITEWYKIQAARRIPERVEIHANKMGLKVPGVFIRDQKKIWGSCSTKGVLRFNWRIIMALMSLVDYVVVHELCHLKYRNHSKSFWRYVGMIMPDYERRREILRKKGELYQF; translated from the coding sequence ATGAATAAAGTAATTTTTGGCCGGAAAACGATTAGATTTTCAGTAATCCGCAGTGCCCGACGCAAGAAGACGATTGCCCTCTCCATAGAACCTGACGGAAAAGTCTTTGTCAGGGCACCAGTTAACACATCCTGTTCGAGACTTACACACGTAGTTAAATCAAAAGCAGAATGGATCATTACAAAACTGGGGTCTCTAAATGATGTTTCGCAACAACTAAAAAAAGAATTTGTAAGTGGCGAATCATTTTATTATCTCGGGTGTCACATGAGACTCAAGATACTGAAAGACAGAGATGTAAAGAAAACCGTTGTGCGGATGTATCGGGGCCGTCTTGAGGTCATAATGAATCCGGTAGGTAAAAACGGGAAAGTTCCTGAAGAGATCAGGGATGCAATAACTGAATGGTATAAGATACAGGCAGCAAGACGCATTCCCGAACGTGTTGAAATACACGCTAACAAAATGGGCCTGAAAGTACCTGGTGTGTTTATTAGAGACCAGAAGAAAATCTGGGGTAGCTGCAGTACAAAAGGGGTTTTAAGGTTTAACTGGAGAATTATAATGGCACTCATGAGCCTTGTTGACTATGTGGTAGTCCATGAGCTTTGCCATCTCAAATACAGGAATCACTCGAAATCGTTCTGGAGATACGTTGGCATGATAATGCCTGACTATGAAAGACGCAGGGAAATACTAAGAAAAAAGGGAGAATTATATCAATTTTAG
- a CDS encoding type I restriction endonuclease subunit R, protein MTSTDWNELHLSEDPAIELLQSIGYAFIPSDELDKERASRKEVVLVRRLEKVIKKLNPWISEENLKKAVREIANVQAVSLMEANEKVHTALVHTISLEQDLGQGKKGQSVHFIDFEHPENNEFVVTRQFRIQGSKKLICPDIVVFVNGIPLVIIECKSPTIQNPIEEAITQLLRYQEIGEKFKGLGAPHLFEPAQILIATCGQVSMFATVGTIHRHYAEWKVPFPVTLDDLQKRLGRIPSPQDVLLYGMLYPDNLLDIVRNFIVFEVAGGSTVKKLARYQQFIAANRAIERILSAKSPARRGGIIWHTQGSGKSLTMLWLTVKLRRIARLENPVIVIVTDRVDLDRQISGTFERCGFPNPERAKSVTDLRKLLTSGQGKTIMTTIQKFQEATGKLHPVLTEERNLFVMVDEAHRTQYKSLAANLRRAMPNACFLGFTGTPIDKKDRSTIQTFGPYIHTYTIEQSVKDRATVPIYYESRLPNLRVEGETLDTIFERVFKDYTDKEREEIKKKYATHEAIAGALRRIERICLDIIEHFEKYIYPNGFKAQVVAVNRDTAVTYKETLDRLGAPESVLIMSANHNDPERLAKYHLSREKQQELIERFKDRNDSLAILIVCDMLITGFDAPVEQVMYLDSPFKEHTLLQAIARVNRTAEGKDYGLVVDYWGISRFLQDALGIFHPEDIKGVMRPKSDELPRLESRHRAALRFFDRIDRGDLEACLKVLEPEDVRAEFDISFRRFTQSMDMLLPDPSALPYIKDLKWLGNVRNAARTRYRDPRLDLSGCREKVRKIIEEHIQVSGIDRLLEPVSIFSERFDEEVSRLSSTEAQASEMEHAIRHEISVRLEEDPVFYQSLKERVEKIIEEKREERIDAARQLKLLQTIKDEIINVHRVAETMGMSEAELAFYNLLSKEENDIGILRSDEEHASYGEDKEPKKELAGLILESLEKLAVIDWIHKEDVQRQMRRQIKRHLRAAGYKPDEIEPLTTGLMELARVRLGR, encoded by the coding sequence ATGACATCAACAGATTGGAACGAACTCCACCTCTCCGAAGACCCAGCGATTGAGCTTCTTCAGTCAATCGGATATGCCTTTATACCCTCAGACGAGCTTGATAAAGAACGTGCAAGCCGGAAGGAAGTTGTTTTAGTTAGACGTCTTGAGAAAGTTATCAAGAAACTCAATCCCTGGATTTCTGAAGAGAACCTTAAGAAGGCTGTTCGCGAGATTGCAAATGTTCAGGCTGTAAGCCTTATGGAGGCTAATGAAAAGGTTCATACTGCTTTAGTCCACACCATCTCTCTGGAGCAGGACCTCGGACAGGGCAAAAAGGGACAAAGTGTCCATTTTATTGATTTTGAACATCCTGAGAATAATGAGTTTGTTGTAACACGGCAATTCCGAATTCAGGGCAGTAAAAAACTTATATGTCCAGATATCGTAGTATTTGTAAACGGTATTCCTCTTGTGATTATTGAATGCAAGAGTCCTACAATACAAAATCCTATTGAAGAAGCCATTACTCAACTCCTCCGTTATCAGGAAATTGGTGAGAAGTTTAAAGGACTGGGAGCCCCACACCTTTTTGAGCCTGCACAGATTCTTATTGCAACATGCGGACAGGTGTCCATGTTTGCTACTGTGGGGACTATCCACAGGCATTACGCAGAGTGGAAGGTCCCGTTTCCCGTGACCCTTGATGACCTGCAAAAAAGGCTTGGAAGAATTCCCTCACCCCAGGATGTTCTGCTTTATGGGATGCTTTATCCCGACAATCTCCTTGATATTGTGAGGAACTTCATTGTATTTGAGGTTGCAGGAGGCAGTACGGTTAAGAAACTTGCACGATATCAACAGTTTATCGCTGCAAACAGGGCTATAGAGAGGATTCTTTCCGCAAAGAGCCCTGCAAGGCGTGGTGGCATAATCTGGCATACTCAGGGTTCAGGTAAATCCCTGACCATGCTCTGGCTAACTGTCAAACTCAGGCGTATAGCAAGGCTTGAAAACCCTGTAATTGTGATTGTTACTGACCGAGTTGACCTTGATAGACAGATAAGCGGTACATTTGAAAGGTGTGGGTTCCCAAATCCTGAGAGGGCTAAAAGCGTGACAGACCTTCGTAAGCTGCTCACATCAGGACAGGGGAAGACCATCATGACCACTATTCAGAAGTTTCAGGAGGCTACGGGTAAGCTTCATCCAGTACTTACCGAAGAGAGGAACCTGTTTGTCATGGTTGATGAGGCACATCGAACGCAATATAAAAGTCTTGCGGCAAACTTGCGCAGGGCAATGCCCAATGCCTGTTTTTTAGGGTTCACAGGAACACCCATTGATAAAAAAGACAGGAGCACCATCCAGACCTTTGGTCCCTACATCCATACCTACACGATTGAACAGTCTGTTAAGGACAGGGCAACAGTCCCGATATATTATGAGAGCCGTCTCCCGAATCTCAGGGTTGAGGGTGAAACCCTTGATACCATCTTTGAAAGGGTATTTAAAGATTACACAGATAAGGAAAGGGAAGAGATCAAGAAGAAATACGCAACTCATGAGGCTATTGCCGGGGCTCTCAGGAGAATCGAACGGATATGTCTGGACATTATAGAGCATTTTGAGAAATACATCTATCCAAATGGTTTTAAGGCACAGGTTGTTGCTGTAAACAGAGACACGGCAGTTACCTACAAGGAAACCCTTGACAGACTTGGGGCTCCCGAATCTGTTCTTATAATGTCTGCAAATCACAATGACCCTGAGCGTCTGGCAAAATACCATCTCAGCAGGGAAAAACAGCAGGAACTTATTGAGAGATTTAAGGACAGGAATGATTCCCTTGCCATACTCATTGTGTGCGATATGTTGATTACAGGTTTTGACGCCCCTGTTGAGCAGGTCATGTATCTGGACAGCCCGTTTAAAGAACATACCTTACTTCAGGCTATAGCGAGGGTAAACCGGACTGCTGAAGGCAAGGATTACGGGCTGGTGGTGGATTATTGGGGGATATCACGGTTTTTACAGGATGCCTTAGGCATATTCCATCCAGAGGATATCAAAGGTGTAATGCGTCCGAAATCTGATGAACTGCCCCGGCTTGAGAGCCGCCACAGGGCAGCCCTGCGTTTTTTTGACAGGATTGACAGGGGAGACCTGGAGGCATGTCTAAAGGTGCTTGAGCCGGAGGATGTAAGGGCTGAGTTTGATATTTCCTTCAGGAGATTTACACAGAGCATGGATATGCTTCTACCTGACCCTTCAGCCCTTCCGTACATAAAAGACCTCAAGTGGCTGGGTAATGTTCGTAATGCTGCCCGTACCCGCTATCGTGACCCGAGGCTTGACCTCTCAGGATGCAGAGAAAAGGTACGCAAAATCATTGAGGAACATATTCAGGTCTCTGGTATAGACCGGCTCCTTGAGCCTGTCTCAATATTCTCGGAGAGGTTTGATGAAGAGGTATCCAGGCTTTCGTCAACAGAGGCACAGGCGAGCGAGATGGAACATGCCATAAGACACGAGATTTCTGTAAGATTAGAAGAAGACCCTGTGTTTTACCAGTCCCTGAAGGAACGTGTTGAAAAGATAATCGAGGAAAAAAGAGAGGAGAGGATAGATGCTGCACGGCAGCTCAAGCTCCTGCAGACAATAAAGGACGAAATAATAAATGTCCATAGGGTTGCTGAGACAATGGGAATGTCAGAGGCAGAGCTTGCTTTCTACAACCTTCTATCTAAAGAAGAGAACGATATCGGTATTTTGAGGTCTGATGAAGAACATGCTTCCTATGGGGAAGACAAAGAACCTAAAAAAGAACTGGCAGGGTTAATCCTGGAATCCCTTGAAAAGCTTGCAGTAATAGACTGGATACATAAAGAGGATGTTCAGCGCCAAATGCGGAGACAGATCAAGAGGCATCTGAGGGCGGCAGGCTATAAACCGGATGAAATAGAGCCTCTGACAACTGGGTTGATGGAACTGGCAAGGGTGAGACTTGGAAGATGA